The sequence ACCCCGAGGACACGGTGCAGCACGCCGTGGTCGGCGACGTCCCGGACCACGTCTGGGCCTCCGATGCGAAGGTCCGCGACGTCATGGGTGGCCTGCTCGGCGGACTGGACTGGGGCCGCACCGTGGGTACCCTCTCCGGCGGTCAGCGCCGGCGCACCGCCCTGGCCCGGCTGCTCGCCGGCAGCGACGACCTGATCTTCCTGGACGAACCCACCAACCACCTCGACGTGGAGGGCGTGGCCTGGCTGGCCGAACACCTCAAGACCCGCTGGCGCGCCACGGACGGCGGACTGCTCGTGGTCACCCACGATCGCTGGTTCCTCGACGAGGTCTGCACCCGCACGTGGGAAGTCCATGACGCCACGGTGGAACCCTTCGACGGCGGCTACGCGGCCTGGATGCTCGCCCGCGTGGAGCGCGACCGCGCCGCGTCCGTGATCGAAGGCAAGCGTCAGCAACTGGTGAAGAAGGAACTGGCCTGGCTGCGCCGCGGCGCCCCGGCCCGCACCGCCAAGCCCAAGTTCCGCATCGAGGCAGCCAACGCCGTCATCGCGGACGTCCCCGAGCCCCGGGACTCCGTCTCCCTCTCCAAGATGGCCACCGCCCGGTTGGGCAAGGACGTCCTGGACCTGGAGGACGTCACCTACTCGGTCCCAGTGCCCGACGGCGGCGGGAGCCGCACGCTGTTCGACGACGTCACGCTGCGGTTGGCCCCCGGCGAGCGGGTGGGGATCGTGGGCGTCAACGGCGCCGGCAAGTCCACCCTGATGCGCCTGCTCGACGGCCAGCTCACCCCGGACTCCGGCCGGATCCGGCGCGGCAAGACCGTGCAGACAGCCATCCTCACCCAGGACGTCACGGAACTCGACGAGGTGCGGCACCTGCGCGTGGCCGAGGTCATGTCCCAGGAGGGCAACTCCTTCCAGGTGGGCGGCAAGGACCTGTCCCCGGGGCAGCTGCTGGAGCAGCTCGGCTTCGGCACCTCCCGCCAGTGGACGCCGGTGGCGGACCTCTCCGGCGGTGAGCGCCGCCGGCTGCAGCTGCTGCGCCTGATGGTCGGCTCCCCGAACGTGCTCATGCTGGACGAGCCGACCAACGACCTGGACACGGACACCCTGGCGGCAGTGGAAGACATGCTGGACGGCTGGCCCGGCACCCTGGTCGTGGTGTCTCACGACCGCTACCTGCTCGAACGCGTCACCGACCACCAGCTGGCCCTGCTCGGCGACGGTCAGATCCGTGACCTGCCCGGGGGTGTGGAGCAGTACCTGCAGCTGCGCGCGGCCCAGGAGTCCGGCGGGACCGGTTTCGGCGGGACCGGCACCGGCGCTGCCGGTTCGGGGGCCGGCGTCGGGAAGGCCGGTGGGGGAGATGCCGAGCAGAGCGGCGTCAGCGAGGCTGAGAAACGGGCCGCCCGCAAGGAGGCCGCCAAGCTGGAGAAGCAGCTGGCCAGGATGACGCAGGAGGAGGCCGCGCTGCACGAGCGGATGGCCACCCTGTCCGCGGCCGGCGACCTCGGCGCCCTGGCCGAGGCCAACGCCCAACTGCAGGAACTGCACGAGCGCAAGGACGAGGCCGAGATGGCCTGGCTCGAGGCCGGCGAGGTCGCCGAGGGCTAGGCGCCTATCCCTCCATCGTCATGGTGGTCCACGGCATCCGGTTGGTCATCGACGTGGGCTCGTCCTGACCCTGCCAGCGCGTGGTGTTGATGGTGGGGAAGGCGCCGTTGAACCACGCCAGCGGCGCGTAGTACATCATCTCGGCGGCGCGGTCCTGCAGGGCCGTCAACGCCACACCGCGCTCGGCCTGGACGGAGGTCGCCAGGGCCTCGGCAGCGGCGGCGTCGATCTCGGGGTCACACAGGCCGGAGGGATTGGCCGCGGCCGCCTTCTGGTCGTTGCACTCGTACCAGCGCACGATCCCGATGCTGGGGTCCGCCCCGACGGTCGAGCGGAGGAACGCCAGGTCGAACTCGCTCTCCGTGTAGACCTTCTCGGTGAAGACCGCGCCTGAGGTGCCCTGCATCTCGATGCCGATGCCGACCTCCTCCAGCATGGACTCGGCCATCTCCACGGTGGCGGCCACGTCCGAGAGCTCGTTGATGTACCGGACGTTCAGGGTGAACCGCATCCCGTCCGCCCCGCGCTCGAACCCGGCCTCGTCCAGGGTCTCGTTGATGGCGTCCACGTCCCGCGGGAAGTCTTGCGAGAAGTCCACGTTGGGGCTCACGGCCCACTCCAAGGCTTCGGGGAAGAACCCGTTGGCCGGCGTGCCGATGCCGCTCAGGGCGGTGTCCACGATCGCCTCGCGGTCCAGGGCGGCGAAGACGGCGGCCCGCACCGCCGGATCCTCCAGGTACTCGCTCTGCGCGTTGAACATGACGGTCACGAGCTGCGGGAAGTTGCTCTCCTCCAGCAGCAGCGTGGTGGGGTCATCCGAGACGCGGCCCTGCTGCGAGACGTCCACGGAGGCCTGGTCCACCTCACCGGCGAACAGGGCCTCGGCCCGGGCATTCGGGTCCGTCATGATCGGGTAGACGGCCCGGTCCACCTGGACCTCGCCGCCCCAGTAGTCCGGGTTGGCGGTCAGGGTCACCTGTTCCCCGGAGCTGTAGGAGTCGAACACCATGGGCCCGGTGCCGATCGGCTCCATGTTCGCCTGGTTCGTCACGTAGTCGGTGCCTTCGTAGATGTGCTTCGGGACCATGAACTGGGAGGCCACCGTCTCCAGCAGGGGGCCGAACGGTTCGCTCAGGTGCAGAACCACGGTGTGCTCGTCCACCACCTCCGCCGATTCCAGCCGCTCGCCGATCTGCGCCCCGAAGGACTGCAGGGGCACGATCTCCTCGAAGTTGAAGGCCACGTCCTCCGCGGTGAAGGGCTCGCCGTCATGCCACGTGACGCCCTCGCGCAGGACCAGGGTCAGGTCCAGGCCGTCGTCGCTGAGTTCCCAGGACTCCGCCAGCCCGGGAGTCATCTCGTAGTCCTGGGAGAGGAAGATCAAGGGGTCCAGGATCTGGGCGCTGAACATGGACGGGGTGGCGCCGCTGATCAGTTGGGCGTTCAGACCCATCGGATCGTCGGCGATGGCCTGGACGTAGACGCGTTCCCCGCCCTCGGCCGCGTTGCCGCCTCCGCCGCCGGCGGTGCCTCCGGTGCACGCGGTCAGAGCCAGGGCCCCGGCGGCGAGCACGGCCAGCAGGCCGGTGGTTCGTTTCTGTGGTGTGCGCATGGGTGGTGCCTTTCAACGGTGAGGTGCAGGGTTGCGTGCAGGTGCAGGTGCAGGTGCAGGTGCAGGTGCAGGGTGGATGCTGGCCGTGCCTCAGGGCAGGGCCGGAGACGCCGCGAGCAGTTCGCGGGTGTAGGGGTGGGAGGGATTGGCGAAGATCTCGTCCTTCGGGCCGTGCTCCAGGATCCGTCCGTGGCGCATGACGTACACGTGGTCGGCGACCTTCTGCACCACCGGCAGGTCGTGGGTGATGAAGACGTAGCCGACGCCGAGCCGGTCCTTCAGGTCCGCCATCACGGCCAGCACGCCGGCCTTCACGGAGGCGTCGAGGGCGGAGACGGCCTCGTCGGCCACGATGATGCGGGGGTCCAGGGCGATGGCGCGCGCGATCAGCACCCGCTGCCGCTGTCCGCCGGAGAGCTCGTGGGGGAACCGGTCCATGAAGGCCGCCGCGGGCTCCATGCCCACCAGCTCGAGGACCTCGGTGACCCGGTGGCGGGTCTCGGCGGACCCCCGGGCCATCCCGTGGAGCCGGATGACCTCGCCAATCGCCTGCGCCACCCGCTTGCGGGGGTTCAGGGACCCTGCGGGGTCCTGCAGCACCGCCTGGACGCTGCGCCGGTACGCCCGGCGCTCGGTGCGGTCCATGGAGCCGACCTCGCGTCCGTCCAGCTGGATGGACCCCTCGGAGGGATCGAGCAGGTCCAGCAGGAGGCGGGCCAAGGTGGACTTGCCGGAGCCGGATTCACCCACGATCGCCACGAACTCGCCGGGTCTGGCCTGCAGGGTGGCGTTCTGCACTGCGTGGACGGGCGCCGATGAGCGGCGGGAGCGGAACGTCTTGGAGACGTCGATGGCCTCAAGCAACATGGGACGGCTCCTCGGCGAACCGCTGGCGCAGGGCCAGGGGAATGGAATACAGGTCGGTGTCCTGGTCGGTGAGGCTGCGGACACTGCGCAGCAGGGCCTGGGTGTACTCGTGCCGGGGCTCGGCGAGGACTTGGGCGGTGGGGCCCTCCTCCACGATCCGGCCCGCGTACATGACGTAGACCCGGTCGGTCATCCCCGCCACCACCGCGAGGTCGTGGGAGATGAGCATGAGGGAGGTCCCCAGCTCGGCCACGGTCTCATCCAGGGTGCGCAGCACGTGCTGTTGCACGGTGGCGTCCAGGGCCGTGGTCGGCTCATCGGCCAGGACCAGGGACGGCTCCTTGGCGATGGCGATGGCGATCAGCACTCGCTGACGCATGCCGCCGGAGAGCTCGTGCGGGAAGGACGCGGCGACCTGTTCGGCGTCCGGTAGCCCGGCCTGCCGCAGGAACCGGAACACGGCCCGATCCCGCGCCGTGCGGTCGCCTCCCGCCCCGGAGCGCACCAGCCGCCGGTCGGGAATCGACTCGGCCACCTGCCGCCCCACCCGCATCGTGGGATTCAGGAACGTCAGCGGGTCCTGGAAGATCATGCCCACGGTCTTGCGGCGCACCTCGTTCCAGGTCCGGGCCGGGGCCCCGACCATCTCCTGGCCGCGGATACGGATGGATCCGCTCACCCGCACCCGGGGGGAGGTGGGCAGCAGGCCGGCGATGGACCGGCCGGTGACGGACTTGCCGGAGCCGGACTCGCCGACCAGGCCGACGCGCTCGCCATCGTGGACCACCAGGTCCACCGACTTCACCGCCTCCACCTCGCTGCGTTCTCCGGTCGGCAGCACCACATTCAGGCCGGTGAGCTCGATCAGCGGGGTCCCCGCGACTGGTTGGTTCACTGCGGTGGTCATTTCACCCTCCCGACGGTGGGGTTGTAGGCGTCATTGAGGGCGTCGCCGAGCATGTTGACGGCGAGCACCACCAGGAAGATGCACAGGCCCGGGGCCACGGCCAGCCACCAGCCGTCCCGCATATACGCCTGGGCGGAGTTCAGCAGGGCACCCCACGAGGGGTGGGACGGGTCACCGATGCCCAGGTAGGCCAGGCCCGATTCGATGAGGATGGCCCGGCCCACCGTCATGGACGTGGCCACCAGCACGGGCGGCAGGGCGTTGGGCAGCACATCGGACCAGATGATGCGCACGGACCGGAACCCGGCGGCGCGGGCGGACTCCACGTAGCCCAGCTGGGAGATGCGCATGGCCTCGGCCCGCACGATCCTGGCCACCGCCGGCCACATGGTGATGGAGAGGATGGCCACGATGATGAAGACGTTGGCCCCCAGCAGCGCCGCCGCCACCAGGGCCAGCACGATCCCGGGCAGCACCTGGAAGAACTCGGCCAGCTTGACCATCAGGGTGTCCATCCAGCCGCCGTGGTAACCGGCGAGTCCGCCGACGACCAGACCGATGGTCATGCAGAGCACCGCCACGGTGAAGCCCACCAGGAGGGAGATCTGGCCGCCGTTGACCACCCGGGCCAGGTAGTCCCGTCCCAGGTGATCGGTGCCCAGTGGGTGGGCGGCGCTGGGAGCGAGCAGTTCGGCGTTCCCGGTCGCGGAGGGATCGCCCACCAGGAGCGGACCGAGGGCCGCGATGAGGACGAACAGCCCCAACAGGGGCAGGAACACCAGCGTGCTGGGCTTGCGCAGGAACACGCGCCAGGGGGACCGTTCGGTGCCTGGGGGACGACGCCGGCCGGCGGCTCCGGCGGGGGCGTCCGGCCGTGCCGGTGGCGGGGATCCGGCGCCGTCGGGTGGCGCTGGGGTGTCAGTCTCCGGTGGGGGGACCATGTGGGTTTCCTGCTGGGTCATGCCGCTACCTCGTCACTCTGCCGGTCCTGCCGGCCCTCGGGCGGCAGGGTGCGTTGGGGGGAGAACTGGGCTCGCAACCGTGGATCGACCAGCCCGTACACCACATCCGTGAGGATGTTGACGAGGATGATCACCACGGTCAGGACGATCACCACGCCCAGGATGACCATGTTGTTCTGGCGGTTGATGGCGTCGATGAACAGCAGGCCCATCCCGGGCCAGCCGAACACGCGCTCCACCAGCACGGATCCGGCCAGGATGTAGCCGAGGCTGTAGCCGGAGACCGTGACCATGGGCAACAGGGCGTTGGGCAGGGCGTGGCGCCAGAGCAGGTGGGACGAGGAGAGACCCTTGGAGCGGGCCGTGTCCACGAAGTCCTGGCCGAGGGACTCGATCATGGACGAGCGCATGATGCGGGTCTTGTACGCCAGCTCGCTGGTGGCCATGGTGATCACGGGCAGGACCAGGTACTCGAACCCGATGCCCGGCTGCCCGTAGGGGCTCTTGCCCTGGGTGGGGAACCAGCCCAGCCAGATCGAGAAGACCATGATCAGCAGCATGCCGAACCAGAAGTTGGGGACGGAGAACAGCGCGACGGCGCCGCCGGAGATGCCGCCGTCCAGCCACCGCTTCCGGGTCCGGGCGGCGATCGAGCCGAGGATGATGCCGCCGATGGTGGAGATCAGGAAGGCGGGGACCGCCAGGGCCAGGGTGTTCCCGGCCCGGCTGAGGATCAAATCCAGCACCGGTTCGTTGTTCGTGCCGAAGGAGAACCCGAGGTTTCCGGTGAAGACGTTGCCGAGGTAGAGCACATACCGCTCCCAGACCGGCTTGTCCAGGCCGTAGGCGGCGGTGATCTGTGCCCGGAAAGCCTCGGAGAGGGGGACGTCCCCGACCAGCGTCTGGATGGGATCCCCCGGGGCCATCTCCAGCAGGAAGAACAGCACCGTGATCACGGCGATGAACAGGATGAGGGAAGACAACAACAATCTGCCGTAGTGAAACAATCGGGCCTTCACCGGCACCTCCTCGGCGGTGGGGGGGGGATCCGGCCAGGAGGCGGGTGCGAGTGCACCGGGGTCCGTGACCTCGGCGGTGAGGCCGGGGAGGTGGACCGGGACCGTCCGGACCGGGTTTCCCCACAGTCTGCTGGGGCTGTGATGTGGACCACAGGGTGCCTTCCACGCGTTGGAAGGGGCGATGCAAGGTACCTGACAGCGGGGCCGGCGTCGTCAGCCGAGGCCGGCCTGGCTCCGGTTGAAGGCGATGGTGCGGGGATCCAGGACGGGGCGCTCGGAGCGAGCCCGGGCGATGCGGCGGGCGGTCGCGAGGACCAGGTCCGGCAGCCCATGGGGTTCCGGGTTCCGGTGTGCGTAGATGGCGCCCACGGCCACGTCGACCCGGCCCAGGGCATCGGGAACCGGGGCCGCGATGGAGCCGGCCCCGGCGGCCACTGCGCCGTCCAATCGGAGGATGCCATCGCGCTGGGCCGCGTCCATGATCTCGTGCAGCTCCTCAGACCGGGTCTTCGTGAACCGGGTGTACCGCTTGAGGGGCGTGGCCAGGTACTCGTCCTGCTCCTGCCGGCTGGAGAAGGCCAGCAGAACCAGCCCGGTGGCCGTGACATGGAGGGGGAGCCGGCCGCCCATGCGGTTCTGCCCCGTGTAGTTGGGATGGGCCCTCAGGGCCTCGAGATACATGACGTCCTGGCCCTCCCGCACCGAGAGGTTGACGGTGAGTCCGGTCCGGCGCTGCAGGTCCACCAGGTGCGGCAGGGCCAGCTCACGGATGCGCAGGTCCTCCGTGGAGGCGCTCGCCAATTCCAGGATCTTGCGGCTGAGGCAGTACCGTCCCTCCTCGTCCAGGTCCAGGCCGCCCCATTCCCGCACCTCGTGGGCGAGGCGGTGGGTGGTGGTCAGGCTCAGGTCGGCACGGCGGGCGATCTCGGAGAGCGTCAGCGGTTCACCCCGGTGAGCGAACGCGTCCAGCAGGGACAGGACGCGGGCGGCAGCCGTGCGCTTCGGGTGTCCGGGCGCGGTGTCGCGGAGCCTCTCGCGCACACTCTGGATGTCGACGGGTGGGTTCTGGGTCATCTCGGTCAGTCCTCCGGTGCCACCCGGTTGTGGTGCGCCGTCAACGGGACCGGATCGGCGGATGCCGGAGGCCGGGAGAACAGTGGCGAGCGCGAGGCAGGGCTCGGGGGCGCGGGACGCACCGGTGGTGGGTGTGGCCAAGGTTAGGAGCCGACGTCGTGCCTACCGGCCGGTTTCCGCCGGATGAAAGCCAGAAGCCAGAAGCCGGAGGGCAGGGAGCTGACCGGTGCGGACCGGTGTGGACCGTCAGGACGTGCTGGAGCCGGCCTGGCCCGCGCTCGGGGCCACCGTGCCGCCACCGTCCACGGGGAGGACCTGGCCGGTGATCCACCGGGCGGCGGGGGTGCACAGGAAATGCGCGGCGGAGGCGATGTCCCAGACGTTGCCCTCGGTGTGCAAGGCCACGCTGCCGGCCCTCAGCTCGCGGCGTTCCTGGGTCATGCCGCGGGCAGCGAAGGCGCCCCAGATCATTCCGACCCTGATGCAGTTCACGCGGATGCCCCGCGGGGCCAGTGTGGCGGCCGCTCCGACGCAGAGCTTCTCGAGGGCCGTCTTGGCCAGGGTGTAGGGCAGTCCAGGGCCGCGGCCCTCCACCGCTCCGGAGGACACGTGGATGATGGCCCCGCCGGAAGCCATGTGCGGCTGCACGGCGCGCATCAGCAGCAACGCGGTGCCCAGGTTGACGTCGAAGGCCCGCTGGTAGTCCTCCAGGGAGGTCTCGAAGATGCCGGTGATGCCGCCGCCGCCCACGGAGTTGCCCACTACGTCGATGGACCCGTACTCGGCCAGCACCCGGTCCACGGTGGCCAGGACATCGGACTCATCGGTGAGGTCAACGGCGAAGCGGCTGGCCTGGCCCCCGGCTTCCCGGACGGCGTCCACGGTCCGCTGCGCCGCCTCCTGGTCCCGGTCCAGCACCGCGATGCGGGCACCGGCCCGGGAGAAGAGCCACGCCATGGCGAAACCGACGCCGCCCTCGGGCCCGCTCAGGCCGCCGCCGGCGACGACGGCGGTCTTGCCGGCGAGCCAGGGGGTGTGCTCGGCCTGGGCGATCTCATCCTGGACGGCTGCGGACCAGGCATGGGTTTGAGTGCTGGAGCTGGTGCCCGGGCTGGTGTTGGCGCTGGAAGCGGTGGTGGTCACGGCGGAATGCTCCTGGGTTCGGGATGGGTGGGTGTGTTCGGGGTGCGAGCGAGGTGAACGGGGGTGTGGGCTCGGTGGCAGCGTGGTTCAGTGCACCGGGAAGGACTGTCCCGACCAGGTGCTGAACACCCGGACCACCATGGAGATGGCCGCGTTGGGTGAGCCGGCCACCACGATCGGCAGGGAGGCCGGCGTGGCGTCGGTGACGGCCGGGTGGAAGTGGTCCGGGGCGAAGGGTCCGAAGGGGCGGTCACTCAGGCCCTTGCCCGCGGCGGCCAGATCGCCCTCGGTGTGCCCGGCCTGCTCGACCAGCCACTGGCGGACGTCCTGCTTCGACAGGCCCTCATCGTGGAGGGCCCGGGCGTGCGCCGGATTCAGGACGAGGACGGCCGAACTGCTACGGAAGATCCAGGGGCCCATCCGTTGCAGGGTGTCCGCGATGTCCCGCAGGAGCTCCCCGGCACTGCGGAAGGACCGGTTGTCGATGAACTCGCTGGTCCGGGTCAGGACCACGCTGACGGCATCCTCCCCGGCCGGCACCCCCGTCTCGGCGCTGTGTGGGACCCAGGGGCTGGACTCCTCGTCCTCACCCACGCAGTGGAACCAGCGGCCCGGGACCCCCTGGGTCGCCTGTTCCAGTTGCTGCGGAATCACGCCGAAACCGTTGCGCACGGTCAGGCCCAGGGCGCGCGGGATGGTCATGTTCGCCCGGAACCCCGGACCGAACACCCCGCCGGTGGAGTTGACGCCCAGGCGGTGGCGGATCGGACCGTTGACGATCACCAGGGGGGCCGGCCCGCTGGTGGACTGCCAGCCGCCACCCCGGGCGGCCCGTTCATGGGACAGGGCCTCCCAGGAGGTCAGCACGACGGGCAGGTACTCCGGACGGCACCCGGCCATGGCGGCGTGCAGGGCGATGTCCCGCACGGTGGCGTGGCGGTCCAGCTGGGGCAGGCCAGCCAGGATCTCGTCCGGGTCTCGGTCGGTGTGGAGCAGGAACTCCTCGACCACCTCCTGCGTGGCCGGCAGCACGGGCAGGCCGTCCGACCACCCGCGGTCGAACAGGTACTCGGCCATGGCGCGGGCGGCGGTGGGATCCAGCCGAGGCTCCGGGACTGTGGTGCCCGCCTGGTCCGTGTGCCCCTCCAGGTCCGGGCTCATGCGGCCGGGCCGAGGAAGTGGCCGCGCACCCGGGACGCCAGCGCCTGGCCGCGTTCGGCGAGGTCTCCGTCCGTCAGATTGGCGATCGGATGCGGCATGAGGAGCACGGGGAAGTCCGGCCGCCCCTTGAGCCCGGCCATGGCACGTGACGTGACCTCGAAAGCCTCCGTGCACAGGACCGCCACGGGCACTCCCCGCTCTTCCAACGCGATGCCGTCAGCCACCGCGGCGGCGCTGCAGGAGCCGCAGTCACCGACCCCGATCACCACCACATCGCAGTCACGGATGAGGCCGTCCACCACGTCCTCGGCCAGGGGCATGGCGAACTCCTGCTTCGTCATCCGGACCAGGTCGACGTGGTCTGTCTCCGTCAGGACGGTGCCCAGGGCATCCAGGAGTGCAGCGGCGTTACGCTTCGTGTTCTCCAGCAGGCCCATCCGTTTTCCCCGGAGGGAGCCCACTCGAGGCGCCGCGGCCGCCTGCGTGGTGGCAACCGGCCCGCCGGGCCGGCTTCTACTGTTGATACTGCTGATGGTGGGGTCAAGGATCCCGGCCGTCATGGCTTCCTCCATCCTTGCGGCAGCTGCCGCAGTCTCGTCTGGCCACTATGACCGGAGCGGAGGCTCTCGGTGAGGTGGATTCCAAGCGATGGAAGAGCTGCGTGTGCCACCGTCGTCTGCGCAGGTCCGGACACTGTGGAAGAATATGTTGCTGGTCCCCGCGATGGGTCATCGCCGGCCGGTCCGCCCTGGTGTAATGGCAGCACGCCAGCCTTTGGAGCTGTGCAGTATAGGTTCGAATCCTATGGGCGGAACCACTCGTCGCCGTGCCGCCCACGGCGCGGACGCTCGCCTCTCCGTCAGGAAGATGAGGCAGGGACATGAGTCCGGGAAAACTGGCCGACGCATCGCCCCGGCCCAATGTCAAGGGTTAAGTCTGAGGGTTGAATTCACTCCGGAAGCCCGCATTCCTGTAGACGAACCTTCCGATCCACACCAGCGCTCCATAGTATGTGGTGGCTAGAGGCATCCCCGCCCCTTGACCGCCGTTCACCCGGCGGTCCGTCCGGATCCCCCTCCGGATGGACAGTACTGAACCGGAAGCTGACAGCATGCAACCGTCTCCATCCTCGCCCCCGTCCATCGCGCCCGAACGACGTGTCACCGAACGGCTTTCAGACCAGCACGACGCGCAAGACCAGCACGACCAGCCCCGACGTCTCGGCCCCACACCGGGGATCCACGCCACCGGGCTGTCTGCGCCCGAAGCCGTGGCCCTCCCCGACCTGGCACCGCTCGACCTCTCCTGGCTGGACCCGGGGGCAGACGGCCGCTGGATGGAGTCCCCGGATGAGGCAACCCGGGCCCTCGGCAGGATCCTGGACGGCCACGGTACCGGCGGGGCGATTGTGACCGGCGAACTCGGAGACCGCCGCGAGACCATCGAATCAGCCCTCTCAGGGGTCAGCCCGGACCGGGCGGTCTTCCGGCTCCACGGCAGCCCCTTCGCGGCAGCCACCCCGTACGGAGCCCTGGCCATCCTGCTCTCGGGATTGAACGAGGCGCCCCCGGCGCAGATCCACGGCATGGTCCGGGCCCTGGCCGACTATCTGGGATCGCCCGGAGAACAGCCGGCCATCGTGATCGTGTCCCAGGCGGACCAGATCGACCCGGACACCATCACCGTCCTGGCCCAGCTGTCCCAGATCAACCGCATCACCCTGGTGGTGCACTGCGACCGGCCGACGGAGGTCCCCGTCGACCTGGCAGCCCTGCGCCGCTTGGGGACCCTGACCGGGATCACGGTCTGGCCTCTGACCCCCACGGCGAGTCACGGTCTGCTCGAAGAGGTGCTCGGGGGAACCGTGTCCCGATTCGCCTCGACCGTGCTGTGGCAGCACAGCTCGGGATCCGTCCATCGGTTGCGGCAGCTGGCCCGGGACTGCGTGGTCTCCGGGAAGCTGCGGCGCATCGATTCCAGTTGGGTCCTCGCTCCCGGGCCGCTGCCCCGCTCCACCTCGGGAGGAGCCTCGACCGCAGTATTGCGTGACCTTCCGGTGCGCCAGCGAGCGCTGCTGGAGATGCTGGCGATCTGCGGGCCCATGCGCGTCGGTGACCTCATCCACACGGGCTTCGCCGCCGAACTCGATGAGCTCGATGACGACCGGGTGCTCGAGATCAGGAACGGCCACAGCGGCCGGCTGGCCCTGGTCACCTCCGTGCAGGCGGCAGAGATCCTGGCGGCCATCGAACCGGACCGTCACCGTGAGCTGGCCAGCACCCTCGAGGCCCTCGACCCCGGGTACCTCAGTGTGCTCCGGGCGGCCCAGGATCTGGTGGCCATCGGCGATGCCGAGGGAGCCATCTCCCTGTTCTCCGAAGTCGGCCGGGCCTCGGGTGGCCGGCCGCGGGCATCCCTGACAACGGGCCGGGTCCACCTGGCCTGGGCCGAGTCACGGGCCCGGGCCGTGGTGGGGGACCTGGACGGTGCCGACGCGGCGATCCGCAGTTGCCCGGAACAGTCCGCCGTGCTCAGCGTGCAGGCCGCAGCCCTGGCCGTCGCCCGCGGAGACCTCCGTGAGGCGTTGGCCTGCTTGGACGTGGTTCCGGCCGAACACCGCCCTGAATTGCTCGACGCCGGCGGCGTGTTCTTCACGAGTGAGGCCATCCACTTCCGCGCCAGGTCCATCCGTGCCGAGGCGCTGGCCATGGCGGACGATCAGACCGGCGCCCTGGACATCCTGACCTCGCTGGACCGGGAACTCACCGGCTTCCGGACCCTGGGAATCATCAACGACGTCCTCAGCCCCTACGAGCGGGCCGTGATAGCGGAGTCCATGCTGACCGTCCTGCTGTCCTGCGGGCAGTCGCAGCGATGCCGGGAGCTGGCCGAGGCGGTCCTGGCCGGGCGACATGGAAATCCCCATGCGGTGTTGTTTGCCGATCTCGTCATCGCCGCCCTGGACGCTATGACGGGGTACCGGGACCGTGCCGAGCAACGGGCTTCACGAGCGGCGGCCCAACTGGAGGTGGCGGGCCAACCTCACGACTTCCAGCTGGCGCTCGCCATCCAGGCCTTCTGTGCCACCGACAGGAACGACCCGTCCGGCGCGGACCCCTCCCGACTGCTGGATGCCCGAGTGGAGGGGCATCCGCGAGCGGCGGCGGCCCCGTCCCTGGGACGGCTGGGCTGGCTGGCCGAACTGTTCCTGTGCTGGTCCACGGGCGAGATCCACTCCACCCGGGCGCGGACGGCGAGGGTCCTGGCGCTCGCGGACCGGGCTGCCGGCGAGGGGCTCTACGCCGTGGAGTTCTTCGCGGTGGCCAGCGCGTTCCAATGGGGCGAGACGTGGCTGGCGCCGCGGCTGGCCGAGACGGCCGCTGGCACCCAGACGCTCACCTCCCTGCCGAATCTGCTGATGTCCCGCTCGGTGCTCGAGAACGATCCGGACCTGCTGTACCGGTCCTTGGAGCAGTTGGCGGCGGCGGGGTACGCGGGGCATCTCGGGCGCATCAGCTCACCCCTGCTCAAGGATGTGCCGCACGCCCAGTTGCGGCGCCTGGCCGAGACCGCGGCTGCCTCAGGGCGCAGGGGCGGCGCGGAGACCGAGGACCTGGAGG comes from Citricoccus muralis and encodes:
- a CDS encoding UGSC family (seleno)protein produces the protein MTAGILDPTISSINSRSRPGGPVATTQAAAAPRVGSLRGKRMGLLENTKRNAAALLDALGTVLTETDHVDLVRMTKQEFAMPLAEDVVDGLIRDCDVVVIGVGDCGSCSAAAVADGIALEERGVPVAVLCTEAFEVTSRAMAGLKGRPDFPVLLMPHPIANLTDGDLAERGQALASRVRGHFLGPAA
- a CDS encoding IclR family transcriptional regulator, which produces MTQNPPVDIQSVRERLRDTAPGHPKRTAAARVLSLLDAFAHRGEPLTLSEIARRADLSLTTTHRLAHEVREWGGLDLDEEGRYCLSRKILELASASTEDLRIRELALPHLVDLQRRTGLTVNLSVREGQDVMYLEALRAHPNYTGQNRMGGRLPLHVTATGLVLLAFSSRQEQDEYLATPLKRYTRFTKTRSEELHEIMDAAQRDGILRLDGAVAAGAGSIAAPVPDALGRVDVAVGAIYAHRNPEPHGLPDLVLATARRIARARSERPVLDPRTIAFNRSQAGLG
- a CDS encoding SDR family NAD(P)-dependent oxidoreductase, with protein sequence MTTTASSANTSPGTSSSTQTHAWSAAVQDEIAQAEHTPWLAGKTAVVAGGGLSGPEGGVGFAMAWLFSRAGARIAVLDRDQEAAQRTVDAVREAGGQASRFAVDLTDESDVLATVDRVLAEYGSIDVVGNSVGGGGITGIFETSLEDYQRAFDVNLGTALLLMRAVQPHMASGGAIIHVSSGAVEGRGPGLPYTLAKTALEKLCVGAAATLAPRGIRVNCIRVGMIWGAFAARGMTQERRELRAGSVALHTEGNVWDIASAAHFLCTPAARWITGQVLPVDGGGTVAPSAGQAGSSTS
- a CDS encoding ABC transporter permease, whose product is MTQQETHMVPPPETDTPAPPDGAGSPPPARPDAPAGAAGRRRPPGTERSPWRVFLRKPSTLVFLPLLGLFVLIAALGPLLVGDPSATGNAELLAPSAAHPLGTDHLGRDYLARVVNGGQISLLVGFTVAVLCMTIGLVVGGLAGYHGGWMDTLMVKLAEFFQVLPGIVLALVAAALLGANVFIIVAILSITMWPAVARIVRAEAMRISQLGYVESARAAGFRSVRIIWSDVLPNALPPVLVATSMTVGRAILIESGLAYLGIGDPSHPSWGALLNSAQAYMRDGWWLAVAPGLCIFLVVLAVNMLGDALNDAYNPTVGRVK
- a CDS encoding ABC transporter permease, with the protein product MSSLILFIAVITVLFFLLEMAPGDPIQTLVGDVPLSEAFRAQITAAYGLDKPVWERYVLYLGNVFTGNLGFSFGTNNEPVLDLILSRAGNTLALAVPAFLISTIGGIILGSIAARTRKRWLDGGISGGAVALFSVPNFWFGMLLIMVFSIWLGWFPTQGKSPYGQPGIGFEYLVLPVITMATSELAYKTRIMRSSMIESLGQDFVDTARSKGLSSSHLLWRHALPNALLPMVTVSGYSLGYILAGSVLVERVFGWPGMGLLFIDAINRQNNMVILGVVIVLTVVIILVNILTDVVYGLVDPRLRAQFSPQRTLPPEGRQDRQSDEVAA